In the Posidoniimonas corsicana genome, one interval contains:
- a CDS encoding AraC family transcriptional regulator: MKIPAETRRRVLDATLAAERELCGELSVTTLADWAGLSDKHFQRAFRAVLGEAPKAYLRRLQLQRAAYLLKWSELTILEVAVRTGYDTHAGFTKAFTRAYGHNPQEFRAASGVAPYLHMGSGPGGAERLEATPLPVRIEQVPDQRVAAMRHVGPVETSVDAWKRLVPWARQRGLLGPEAVLLGVHNDYWDDNAQDSYRYDAAVVVPADFKPDDAVNMFTIHGGPVAMTEFRGSLDDADQAWRRLVDQWLPVSGLQPRSAFAYDCYPVELFTGSAFRRLLQSLTGYRATLCLPVSKYT; encoded by the coding sequence ATGAAGATTCCTGCCGAGACCCGCCGCCGCGTGCTCGATGCGACCCTCGCCGCCGAACGCGAGCTGTGCGGCGAGCTCAGCGTCACGACCCTCGCCGACTGGGCCGGGCTGTCCGACAAGCACTTCCAGCGGGCGTTTCGGGCGGTGCTCGGCGAGGCGCCCAAGGCGTATCTGAGGCGGCTCCAGCTGCAGCGCGCCGCCTACCTGCTGAAGTGGTCGGAGCTGACGATCTTGGAGGTCGCGGTCCGCACGGGCTACGACACCCACGCCGGATTCACCAAAGCTTTCACGCGGGCGTACGGCCACAACCCGCAAGAGTTCCGCGCCGCCAGTGGCGTTGCGCCGTACCTGCACATGGGCAGTGGCCCTGGCGGCGCGGAGCGCCTTGAGGCGACGCCCCTGCCGGTGCGGATCGAGCAGGTCCCAGACCAGCGGGTAGCGGCGATGCGGCACGTCGGGCCGGTCGAGACGAGCGTTGACGCGTGGAAGCGGTTGGTCCCGTGGGCGCGACAACGCGGCCTCCTAGGCCCGGAGGCGGTGCTGCTTGGCGTGCACAACGACTACTGGGACGACAACGCCCAGGACTCCTACCGCTACGACGCAGCGGTGGTCGTGCCGGCTGATTTCAAGCCCGACGACGCGGTCAACATGTTTACGATACACGGCGGGCCGGTTGCGATGACGGAGTTCCGCGGCTCGCTCGACGACGCGGATCAGGCCTGGCGCCGGCTGGTGGACCAGTGGCTTCCGGTCAGCGGTCTGCAGCCAAGGTCTGCGTTTGCATACGACTGCTACCCGGTCGAGCTGTTTACCGGGAGTGCTTTCCGCCGGTTGCTGCAATCGCTCACCGGCTACCGCGCCACGCTATGCCTGCCGGTTAGCAAGTACACTTGA